One Nicotiana sylvestris chromosome 12, ASM39365v2, whole genome shotgun sequence genomic window carries:
- the LOC138883964 gene encoding secreted RxLR effector protein 161-like, which translates to MIGSLLYLTASRPDIVFSVGLCARFQTNPKESHLTAVNRILRYLKGTTDLCLWYPKGSNFDLVGYADTDYAGFLVDRKNTSGMAHFLGLCLVSWATKKQNFVALSTTEAEYVATVFCCAQLLWIKQQLVDFGIEVGCIPIFCDNTSAIKFCATDKQIADIFTKALSRENFERNRLELGMIKIT; encoded by the exons atgattggttcactcttgtatcttactgcaagcagacctgacattgttttcagtgtagggctttgtgctcgttttcagACAAATCCAAAAGAGTCCCACTTGACTGCTGTAAATAGGATACTGAGATatctgaaaggcaccactgatctgtgtctttggtatcctaaaggtagtaattttgatctagtaggatatgctgatactgattatgcaggtttcttaGTGGACAGGAAaaacacctcaggtatggcacacttccttggtttatgtcttgtgtcatgggctaccaaAAAGCAAAATTTTGTGGCTCTATCTActactgaagctgagtatgttgctaCTGTTttttgttgtgctcaattgctatggatcaaacaacagctggtagattttggaaTTGAAGTGGGATGTATTCcaatattctgtgataacactagtgctataa aattctgtgctactgataaacaaatagCTGACAttttcactaaagcactgagtagagaaaactttgagaggaacaggttggaattagggatgattaagatcacctaa